In a single window of the Leisingera daeponensis DSM 23529 genome:
- a CDS encoding DUF599 domain-containing protein has translation MIWTTLLAQFSLFDLAAVTLLIASWLWIGWRIENPPAGRPSVSWLMADFRRDWMKRMVERDPRIFDAQLVGNLRQATAFFASAAMIAIGGGLALIGNTEQLAGVAEDLIQDSAPAFVWEVKILVVVLFLSNAFLKFVWSHRLFGYCAVLMAAVPNDRADPLAYPRAAQAAEISITAARSFNRGMRATYFALAAVAWLAGALPLAGAAMITFAVLYRREFASHSRTILMRIPPESDGDTVS, from the coding sequence ATGATCTGGACCACCCTCCTTGCGCAGTTTTCCCTGTTCGACCTCGCCGCCGTGACCCTGCTGATCGCCAGCTGGCTGTGGATCGGCTGGCGGATCGAGAACCCGCCTGCCGGGCGGCCGTCGGTGTCCTGGCTGATGGCGGATTTCCGGCGCGACTGGATGAAACGGATGGTGGAGCGCGACCCGCGGATCTTTGACGCTCAGCTAGTCGGCAACCTGCGCCAGGCCACCGCCTTTTTCGCCTCTGCCGCGATGATCGCCATCGGCGGCGGGCTGGCGCTGATCGGCAATACAGAGCAGCTGGCGGGCGTTGCCGAAGACCTGATCCAGGACAGCGCCCCGGCCTTTGTCTGGGAGGTGAAGATCCTGGTGGTGGTGCTGTTTCTGTCGAATGCGTTTCTGAAATTCGTCTGGTCCCACCGGCTGTTCGGCTACTGCGCGGTACTGATGGCAGCGGTGCCGAACGACCGTGCAGACCCGCTGGCCTATCCGCGCGCCGCGCAGGCCGCCGAGATCAGCATCACCGCGGCGCGCAGCTTCAACCGCGGCATGCGGGCAACCTATTTCGCCCTCGCCGCGGTGGCCTGGCTGGCCGGCGCGCTGCCGCTGGCCGGTGCGGCAATGATCACGTTTGCCGTCCTCTACCGGCGCGAGTTTGCCTCGCATTCGCGCACGATCCTGATGCGCATCCCGCCAGAGAGCGACGGGGACACGGTTTCGTGA
- a CDS encoding endonuclease/exonuclease/phosphatase family protein: MRQLAAGLLLTLAAASGQAETLRIATFNTELSRDGPGLLLRDIERGTDPRVAAAAEVITAARPDVLALQGIDWDFEGRALAALAGLLADQGLSFPYRVALRPNAGLPPPAPLDLDGDGRAGGPRDNQGYGRFRGQGGIALLSRLPVSHEGIRDFSALLWRELPGALLPRHADGRPFPSPEAQAVQRLSSTGHWLVPVELPDGRRLNVMTFHAAPPVFDGPEDRNGRRNHDEIRLWQLLLDGRLGPVPEAPFVIAGDANLDPGQGEGRKQAIRSLLADPRLQDPQPHSPQGTATVAWQGAGQMRVDYVLPSAGLTVAGSGIAWPDGPDDAAAIASRHRLVWVDLLLD; the protein is encoded by the coding sequence ATGAGGCAGCTGGCAGCGGGCCTCCTTCTGACACTCGCCGCCGCCTCAGGCCAAGCTGAAACCCTGCGCATCGCGACCTTCAACACGGAACTGTCACGCGACGGGCCAGGGCTTCTGCTGCGCGATATCGAGCGCGGCACCGACCCGCGGGTTGCCGCGGCTGCGGAGGTCATCACTGCCGCGCGGCCGGATGTGCTGGCGCTGCAAGGAATAGACTGGGACTTTGAGGGACGGGCGCTCGCCGCGCTGGCCGGACTGCTGGCGGATCAGGGCCTGAGCTTTCCCTACCGCGTGGCATTGCGGCCCAATGCAGGGCTGCCGCCCCCTGCCCCGCTGGATCTGGACGGCGACGGCCGGGCAGGCGGGCCGCGCGACAACCAGGGCTATGGCCGGTTTCGCGGCCAGGGAGGCATTGCACTGCTGTCGCGTCTGCCCGTCAGCCACGAGGGGATACGCGACTTCTCCGCCCTGCTTTGGCGCGAGCTGCCGGGCGCGCTGCTGCCGCGGCACGCGGACGGCCGCCCCTTCCCCTCGCCAGAAGCGCAGGCCGTGCAGCGGCTGTCCTCCACCGGGCATTGGCTGGTGCCGGTGGAACTGCCGGATGGGCGCAGGCTGAATGTGATGACCTTCCATGCCGCCCCGCCGGTCTTTGACGGGCCGGAAGACCGCAACGGGCGGCGCAATCACGACGAAATCCGCCTGTGGCAGCTGCTGCTGGACGGCCGGCTGGGGCCGGTGCCCGAAGCGCCCTTTGTCATTGCCGGCGACGCCAACCTTGACCCCGGCCAAGGCGAAGGCCGCAAACAAGCCATCCGCAGCCTGCTGGCAGATCCCCGTCTGCAGGACCCGCAGCCGCACAGCCCGCAGGGCACCGCAACGGTGGCCTGGCAGGGCGCCGGGCAGATGCGGGTGGACTATGTGCTGCCCTCCGCCGGGCTGACGGTTGCCGGCAGCGGCATTGCCTGGCCCGATGGCCCGGACGATGCCGCAGCCATCGCCAGCCGCCACCGGCTGGTCTGGGTGGATTTATTGCTGGACTGA
- a CDS encoding mechanosensitive ion channel family protein, giving the protein MEPEEQTQPKDALAEGAAEAIELGQQLWEFAAGGAELLLRPWNAYQVGIGLALFILATVIARPISQAFHNWLRGREGWPRWRMRLGLVVHKRIRGLVFVVLIWTVVLIMQETTWPSRSRLLLVAANLSLAWLIVSFATRLVGNPLLRNLVKYGAWAWITLRILGITQEATALLDSVAIDFGDLRISLFLVVQAVVILGVMLTLARVISQVAANRIRSNSEISPSMQVLGAKLAQILLFGGAFFIGLKAIGIDLTGLAVLSGAIGVGLGFGLQKVVSNLVSGLIILLDKSIKPGDVISLGDTFGWINALGARYVSVVTRDGREYLIPNEDLITTQVVNWSHSDKFVRLDLTFGTAYGDDPHKVRKIAVEAASSVNRVLQYGSKKPVCHITGFGDSSVDYVLRFWIDDPTGGLTNIRGNVFLALWDAFQAQGISIPFPQREVRMLNDPLPVRVAPEGNEE; this is encoded by the coding sequence ATGGAGCCGGAGGAGCAGACCCAACCGAAGGATGCGCTGGCAGAAGGCGCCGCTGAAGCGATCGAGCTTGGCCAGCAATTGTGGGAGTTCGCAGCCGGCGGTGCCGAACTGCTGCTGCGGCCCTGGAACGCCTATCAGGTCGGGATCGGGCTGGCGCTCTTTATCCTGGCGACCGTGATCGCGCGGCCCATCAGCCAGGCGTTTCACAACTGGCTGCGCGGGCGCGAAGGCTGGCCGCGCTGGCGGATGCGCCTGGGGCTGGTGGTGCACAAGCGGATCCGCGGGCTGGTGTTCGTGGTGCTGATCTGGACGGTTGTGCTGATCATGCAGGAGACCACCTGGCCCAGCCGCTCGCGCCTGCTGCTGGTGGCTGCCAACCTGTCTCTGGCCTGGCTGATCGTCTCCTTCGCCACCCGGCTGGTCGGCAACCCGCTGCTTCGCAATTTGGTGAAATACGGCGCCTGGGCATGGATTACCCTGCGCATCCTGGGGATCACGCAGGAGGCCACGGCGCTTCTGGACAGCGTTGCCATAGACTTCGGCGACCTGAGGATTTCGCTGTTTCTGGTGGTGCAGGCTGTCGTCATCCTGGGTGTGATGCTGACCCTGGCGCGGGTGATTTCGCAGGTTGCGGCAAACCGGATCCGCTCCAACTCCGAGATTTCGCCGTCGATGCAGGTGCTGGGGGCAAAGCTGGCCCAGATCCTGCTGTTCGGCGGCGCGTTCTTCATCGGTCTCAAGGCGATCGGCATCGACCTTACCGGTCTGGCGGTGCTGTCTGGCGCCATTGGTGTGGGCCTCGGCTTTGGCCTGCAGAAGGTGGTGTCGAACCTGGTGTCCGGCCTGATCATCCTGTTGGACAAGTCGATCAAGCCTGGCGATGTGATCTCGCTGGGTGACACCTTTGGCTGGATCAACGCGCTGGGCGCCCGGTACGTTTCTGTCGTGACCCGCGACGGGCGGGAGTATCTGATCCCGAACGAGGATCTGATCACCACGCAAGTCGTGAACTGGTCGCACTCGGACAAGTTCGTCCGCTTGGATTTGACCTTCGGAACCGCCTATGGCGATGATCCGCACAAGGTCCGCAAGATAGCGGTCGAGGCGGCTTCCAGCGTGAACCGGGTGCTGCAGTACGGCAGCAAGAAGCCGGTCTGCCACATCACCGGTTTCGGCGACAGCAGCGTTGATTACGTGCTGCGGTTCTGGATCGACGACCCTACCGGCGGGCTGACCAATATCCGCGGCAACGTCTTTCTGGCGTTGTGGGATGCGTTTCAGGCCCAGGGCATTTCAATCCCCTTCCCGCAGCGCGAAGTGCGGATGCTGAATGACCCGCTGCCGGTCAGGGTTGCACCTGAGGGAAATGAGGAGTAA
- the rsfS gene encoding ribosome silencing factor, producing the protein MAAQSQPTSEQLLERILSSLSDDKAEDVVQIDLRGKTSIGDYMVLASGRSTRQVAAMSEKLMDRLKQEYRINCKVEGKDTGDWVLIDTGDVIVHLFRPEVREFYQLEKMWMPAGAAPAPAAPAAED; encoded by the coding sequence ATGGCCGCCCAGTCCCAGCCCACCAGCGAACAGCTGCTGGAGCGGATTCTTTCCTCACTCAGCGATGACAAAGCCGAAGATGTTGTGCAGATCGACCTGCGCGGCAAAACCTCGATTGGCGACTATATGGTGCTGGCTTCCGGCCGCTCCACCCGCCAGGTTGCAGCGATGTCGGAAAAACTGATGGACCGGCTCAAACAGGAGTACCGGATCAACTGCAAGGTCGAAGGCAAGGATACAGGCGACTGGGTGCTGATCGACACCGGCGATGTGATTGTCCATCTTTTCCGCCCGGAAGTGCGCGAGTTCTACCAGCTCGAAAAGATGTGGATGCCCGCAGGTGCCGCGCCGGCGCCGGCAGCTCCGGCGGCCGAGGATTGA
- the leuB gene encoding 3-isopropylmalate dehydrogenase, with product MPNPSILILPGDGIGPEVMAEVRKIITWFGDKRGLQFDVSEDLVGGAAYDKHGKPLADETMAKAQEVDAVLLGAVGGPAYDNLDFSVKPERGLLRLRKEMDLYSNLRPAQCFDALADFSSLKKDIVAGLDIMIVRELTSGVYFGEPRGIFEEGNERVGINTQRYTESEIERAARSAFELAMRRNKKVCSMEKANVMESGILWREVVTRVAADYPEVELSHMYADNGAMQLVRAPKQFDVILTDNLFGDILSDCAAMLTGSLGMLPSASLGAPMENGRPKALYEPVHGSAPDIAGQGKANPIACILSFAMALRYSFDQGAEADRLEAAVEKVLADGVRTADLLASEGVEPVSTSQMGDAVVAALDASL from the coding sequence ATGCCCAACCCATCGATTCTGATTCTGCCCGGCGACGGGATCGGCCCCGAAGTCATGGCCGAGGTGCGCAAGATCATCACCTGGTTTGGCGACAAGCGCGGCCTGCAGTTCGATGTGAGCGAGGATCTGGTCGGCGGTGCGGCCTATGACAAGCATGGCAAGCCGCTGGCGGATGAAACCATGGCCAAGGCCCAGGAAGTCGACGCGGTGCTGCTGGGCGCGGTCGGCGGCCCGGCCTATGACAACCTGGACTTCTCGGTGAAGCCCGAGCGCGGCCTCTTGCGCCTGCGCAAGGAAATGGACCTCTACTCCAACCTGCGCCCGGCGCAGTGCTTTGACGCGCTGGCGGATTTCTCCTCACTGAAGAAGGACATCGTCGCAGGCCTCGACATCATGATCGTGCGCGAACTGACCTCCGGCGTCTATTTTGGCGAGCCGCGCGGCATCTTCGAGGAAGGCAACGAGCGCGTCGGCATCAACACCCAGCGCTACACCGAGAGCGAGATCGAGCGCGCCGCCCGGTCCGCGTTCGAGCTGGCGATGCGCCGCAATAAGAAGGTCTGCTCGATGGAGAAGGCCAACGTGATGGAATCCGGCATCCTGTGGCGCGAGGTTGTGACCCGCGTTGCCGCCGACTACCCCGAGGTCGAGCTCAGCCACATGTACGCCGACAACGGCGCCATGCAGCTGGTGCGCGCGCCCAAGCAGTTCGACGTCATTCTGACCGACAACCTGTTCGGCGATATCCTGTCCGACTGCGCCGCAATGCTGACCGGCTCGCTGGGCATGCTGCCCTCCGCCTCCCTCGGCGCACCGATGGAAAACGGCCGCCCCAAGGCGCTCTATGAGCCGGTGCACGGCTCTGCCCCCGACATCGCGGGCCAGGGCAAGGCCAACCCGATCGCCTGCATCCTGAGCTTTGCGATGGCGCTGCGCTACAGCTTCGACCAGGGCGCCGAAGCCGACCGCCTGGAAGCCGCGGTCGAGAAGGTTCTGGCCGACGGCGTACGCACCGCTGACCTTCTGGCCAGCGAAGGCGTAGAGCCGGTTTCCACCAGCCAGATGGGCGACGCCGTGGTCGCTGCGCTGGACGCAAGCCTCTGA
- a CDS encoding isopropylmalate isomerase: MTLVLAQKIQLQDRARLRERFFGAARTVLARL, from the coding sequence ATGACCCTCGTATTGGCCCAAAAGATCCAGCTGCAAGACCGCGCCCGCCTGCGCGAGCGTTTCTTTGGCGCCGCCCGCACGGTCCTGGCGCGCCTATAA
- the leuD gene encoding 3-isopropylmalate dehydratase small subunit, with amino-acid sequence MEKFTKIQGVAAPMPLVNIDTDMIIPKVFLKSIQRTGFGKNLFDEMRYNRDGTEIDDFVLNKPQYRNAEILIAGDNFGCGSSREHAPWAIADFGIKCIVSTSFADIFFNNSFKNGILPIVLPQEQVDILMADAEKGENARMTVDLEAQEITTSDGDVIKFDVDPFKKHCLLNGLDDIGLTLEKADSIKTFEAKAAQERPWV; translated from the coding sequence ATGGAAAAGTTCACAAAGATCCAAGGCGTTGCCGCACCGATGCCGCTGGTCAACATCGACACCGACATGATCATCCCCAAGGTGTTCCTGAAGTCCATTCAGCGCACCGGCTTCGGCAAGAACCTGTTCGACGAGATGCGCTATAACCGCGACGGCACCGAGATCGATGATTTCGTGCTGAACAAGCCGCAGTACCGCAACGCCGAGATCCTGATTGCAGGCGACAACTTCGGCTGCGGCTCCTCGCGCGAGCATGCGCCCTGGGCGATTGCCGATTTCGGGATCAAGTGCATCGTGTCCACCTCCTTCGCCGACATCTTCTTCAACAACAGCTTCAAGAACGGCATCCTGCCGATCGTGCTGCCGCAGGAGCAGGTCGACATCCTGATGGCCGACGCGGAGAAGGGCGAGAACGCCCGCATGACGGTGGATCTGGAAGCGCAGGAGATCACCACCTCCGACGGCGACGTGATCAAATTTGACGTGGATCCCTTCAAGAAGCATTGCCTGCTGAACGGGCTGGACGATATCGGCCTGACCCTGGAAAAAGCCGACTCGATCAAGACCTTCGAGGCAAAGGCGGCACAGGAGCGCCCCTGGGTCTGA
- the rlmH gene encoding 23S rRNA (pseudouridine(1915)-N(3))-methyltransferase RlmH — protein sequence MRLHICAAGRLRSGPEKSLIDDYLARFDRTGRALGLGPARVVEIEDKKNAGMVAEAALLRKALPKGAVICTLDERGKLLSSPDFADKLAGWRDSGRQDLALIIGGADGIDPSLRAEADFSISFGKMVWPHMLVRVMLAEQIYRAATILAGSPYHRV from the coding sequence ATGCGCCTGCATATCTGCGCGGCCGGACGCTTGCGGTCCGGCCCGGAAAAATCCCTCATCGACGACTATCTTGCCCGGTTTGACCGGACCGGCCGCGCGCTGGGCCTGGGGCCTGCGCGGGTGGTGGAGATTGAGGACAAGAAAAACGCAGGCATGGTGGCCGAGGCCGCGCTGTTGCGCAAGGCGCTGCCCAAGGGCGCGGTGATCTGCACCCTGGACGAGCGCGGCAAGCTGCTGTCCTCGCCGGATTTCGCGGACAAGCTGGCCGGCTGGCGCGACAGCGGCCGCCAGGACCTGGCGCTGATCATCGGCGGTGCGGACGGGATTGATCCCAGCCTGCGGGCAGAAGCCGATTTTTCGATCTCTTTCGGTAAGATGGTCTGGCCCCACATGCTGGTGCGGGTGATGCTGGCGGAGCAGATCTACCGGGCTGCGACCATCCTGGCGGGCAGCCCCTATCACCGGGTGTGA
- the leuC gene encoding 3-isopropylmalate dehydratase large subunit, translated as MSPKTLYDKIWDAHVAHEAEDGTCLLYIDRHLVHEVTSPQAFEGLRMAGRKVHAPEKTIAVPDHNVPTTLDRAKGIENEESRIQVEALDKNAKEFGVHYYPVDDVRQGIVHIVGPEQGWTLPGMTVVCGDSHTATHGAFGALAHGIGTSEVEHVLATQTLIQKKSKNMKVEITGKLKPGVTAKDITLAVIGETGTAGGTGYVIEYCGEAIRDLSMEGRMTVCNMAIEGGARAGLIAPDETTFEYVKGRPHAPKGAQWEAALNWWKTLYTDEGAHFDKVVTLKAEDIQPVVTWGTSPEDVLPITGVVPHPEDFTGGKVEAARRSIEYMGLTPGQKLTDIEIDTVFIGSCTNGRIEDLRAVAEVVKGKKIKDGMRAMIVPGSGLVRAQAEEEGLAEIFQDAGFEWRLAGCSMCLAMNPDQLAPGERCAATSNRNFEGRQGYKGRTHLVSPAMAAAAALTGKLTDVRELM; from the coding sequence ATGTCCCCCAAGACACTTTATGACAAGATCTGGGATGCGCATGTTGCGCATGAAGCAGAGGACGGCACCTGCCTGCTCTATATCGACCGCCACCTGGTTCACGAAGTGACCAGCCCGCAGGCGTTCGAAGGCCTGCGCATGGCCGGACGCAAAGTGCACGCGCCCGAAAAGACCATTGCGGTGCCGGACCACAACGTGCCGACCACGCTGGACCGCGCCAAAGGCATCGAAAACGAGGAAAGCCGCATCCAGGTTGAGGCGCTCGACAAGAACGCCAAGGAATTCGGCGTGCATTATTACCCGGTGGATGACGTCCGCCAGGGCATCGTGCACATCGTCGGCCCGGAACAGGGCTGGACCCTGCCCGGCATGACCGTGGTCTGCGGCGACAGCCACACCGCCACCCATGGCGCCTTCGGCGCGCTGGCGCATGGCATCGGCACCTCCGAGGTGGAACACGTGCTGGCCACCCAGACGCTGATCCAGAAGAAGTCCAAGAACATGAAGGTGGAGATCACCGGCAAGCTGAAGCCGGGCGTCACCGCCAAGGACATCACCCTGGCGGTGATCGGCGAGACCGGCACTGCCGGCGGCACCGGCTATGTCATCGAATACTGCGGCGAAGCGATCCGCGATCTGTCGATGGAAGGCCGCATGACCGTCTGCAACATGGCGATCGAAGGCGGCGCCCGCGCAGGCCTGATCGCGCCGGATGAGACCACCTTTGAATACGTCAAAGGCCGCCCGCACGCCCCGAAGGGCGCCCAGTGGGAAGCCGCGCTGAACTGGTGGAAGACGCTTTACACCGACGAAGGCGCCCATTTCGACAAGGTGGTCACCCTGAAGGCTGAAGACATCCAGCCGGTCGTGACCTGGGGCACCTCGCCCGAGGACGTGCTGCCGATCACCGGCGTCGTGCCGCACCCCGAGGACTTCACCGGCGGCAAGGTCGAGGCGGCGCGCCGCTCGATCGAGTACATGGGCCTCACCCCGGGCCAGAAGCTGACCGACATCGAGATCGACACCGTGTTCATCGGCTCCTGCACCAACGGCCGTATCGAGGATCTGCGCGCCGTGGCGGAAGTTGTGAAAGGCAAGAAGATCAAGGACGGCATGCGGGCGATGATCGTTCCCGGCTCCGGCCTGGTGCGGGCGCAGGCCGAAGAAGAAGGCCTGGCCGAGATCTTTCAGGACGCCGGTTTCGAGTGGCGCCTTGCGGGCTGCTCCATGTGCCTGGCGATGAACCCCGACCAGCTGGCCCCGGGCGAGCGTTGCGCCGCAACCTCGAACCGGAACTTCGAAGGCCGCCAGGGCTATAAGGGCCGCACCCACCTGGTGTCCCCTGCCATGGCCGCCGCCGCTGCCCTGACCGGCAAGCTGACCGACGTGCGCGAGCTGATGTAA